One region of Gemmatimonas sp. UBA7669 genomic DNA includes:
- a CDS encoding RNA polymerase sigma factor, whose product MSMTDVDSDFLLAVSAKVRAGDADAYRQLFDALYGPLRRFAWSLVRDDAQAEDLVQEAFVRLWDRRASMDGDIPLRAWLYRTVRNLALNSRRDLATRTRLLDDPVSRDNPVVARPAPTPEDLTVDREINRQLSTLVQELPPRQREALLLSRVEGLSHAEVANTMGCAPRTVNNHLVAALSTLRRRLAELGTLVASLVGMLS is encoded by the coding sequence ATGTCCATGACTGACGTCGATTCCGACTTCCTCCTGGCCGTGTCCGCCAAGGTGCGGGCCGGTGACGCCGATGCCTACCGACAGCTCTTTGATGCGCTGTACGGGCCGCTGCGGCGTTTCGCCTGGTCACTCGTGCGCGATGATGCGCAGGCCGAGGATCTGGTGCAGGAAGCCTTTGTGCGCCTGTGGGATCGGCGTGCGAGCATGGACGGGGACATCCCACTCCGTGCCTGGCTGTATCGAACCGTGCGCAATCTCGCTCTCAATTCCCGCCGCGATCTCGCGACGAGGACCCGCCTGCTCGACGATCCCGTCTCGCGGGACAACCCCGTGGTGGCGCGGCCAGCGCCGACGCCGGAAGACCTGACGGTCGATCGGGAGATCAATCGCCAGTTGAGCACGCTCGTGCAGGAGCTGCCGCCGAGGCAGCGTGAGGCGCTCTTGCTTTCCCGCGTGGAGGGCCTGTCGCATGCCGAGGTGGCAAACACCATGGGGTGCGCCCCGCGCACGGTGAACAACCATCTCGTGGCCGCACTCAGCACACTGCGCCGTCGTTTGGCGGAGCTGGGCACGCTGGTGGCTTCACTCGTGGGGATGCTGTCATGA
- a CDS encoding DinB family protein, with protein MADLSSLLTHLAWADERTRASIESLDATSEAHAECVRLYAHMAAAQHVWYSRVVGAVPRHVVWPTLTLAEAAELSRESLTGWREVAAQGEAVLASTVEYRTGTGARFSNTVDEIVTQVLLHGSHHRGQVALLVRRAGGQPATTDWIFHRREP; from the coding sequence ATGGCCGATCTCTCCTCCCTGCTGACCCATCTGGCCTGGGCCGACGAGCGGACCCGGGCGTCCATTGAATCGCTCGATGCAACGAGCGAGGCCCATGCCGAGTGTGTGCGGCTCTACGCACACATGGCGGCCGCTCAACACGTGTGGTACTCGCGCGTGGTTGGGGCGGTGCCACGGCATGTCGTGTGGCCCACGCTGACGCTGGCCGAAGCCGCGGAACTGTCGCGCGAAAGTCTGACGGGATGGCGCGAAGTGGCTGCTCAGGGCGAGGCCGTTCTGGCATCGACGGTGGAGTACCGAACCGGCACCGGTGCGCGATTCAGCAATACTGTGGACGAGATCGTCACGCAGGTGCTGCTGCATGGCAGTCATCATCGCGGCCAGGTGGCCCTGCTCGTGCGCCGAGCCGGAGGACAGCCCGCGACAACCGACTGGATCTTCCATCGACGGGAACCGTAG
- a CDS encoding fasciclin domain-containing protein — MRASMLMMTRRALVALTLPVLASTLVACSDDDDTPTAPTLQTITQTAAATANLSTLVTALQAAELTTTLNGTGPFTVFAPVNSAFSALPSDVVTRLLETGNRAILTKVLTFHVVPGRITASQLRDGQTLTTVEGTALPVSVANGVVTVGGARVTTADVAASNGVVHLIDGVMLGSLDIVDNAIIRGFSSLVSAVQAANLVTPLRGGNLTVFAPTNAAFAAIPGGAPTDVATLTRVLQLHVVGSRALSSQLSNGQQLPTLLTGTSLTVGLTGGVRVTGPRNFASVVAADVVAKNGVIHVIDTVLLP; from the coding sequence ATGCGTGCTTCCATGCTCATGATGACTCGCCGCGCCCTCGTGGCGCTGACCCTGCCGGTGCTGGCGTCCACGCTTGTCGCCTGCAGTGACGATGATGACACCCCCACCGCGCCCACCCTGCAGACCATCACGCAGACGGCTGCGGCCACGGCCAATCTCTCCACGCTGGTGACGGCGCTGCAGGCCGCCGAGCTCACGACGACGCTCAATGGCACAGGACCGTTCACGGTGTTTGCGCCGGTCAACAGCGCGTTCTCCGCACTGCCGAGCGATGTGGTGACGCGTCTGCTCGAGACGGGCAACCGCGCCATTCTCACCAAGGTGCTCACGTTCCATGTGGTGCCGGGCCGCATCACGGCCAGCCAGCTTCGTGATGGGCAGACGCTGACGACGGTGGAAGGCACGGCGTTGCCGGTGTCGGTGGCCAACGGTGTGGTGACGGTGGGTGGTGCACGTGTCACGACCGCCGATGTCGCGGCGTCGAACGGCGTGGTGCACCTGATTGATGGCGTGATGCTCGGCAGCCTCGACATCGTGGACAACGCCATCATCCGCGGCTTCAGCAGCCTGGTGAGCGCGGTGCAGGCGGCCAACCTGGTGACGCCGCTTCGTGGTGGCAACCTGACCGTCTTCGCGCCCACCAACGCCGCCTTCGCCGCCATTCCCGGTGGCGCGCCGACGGATGTGGCCACCCTGACGCGGGTGCTGCAGCTGCATGTCGTGGGTTCACGGGCACTCTCGTCGCAGCTGAGCAATGGCCAGCAGCTGCCCACCCTGCTGACCGGCACCAGCCTCACGGTTGGTCTGACCGGTGGCGTGCGGGTGACGGGTCCGCGCAACTTCGCCTCGGTCGTCGCCGCCGATGTGGTGGCCAAGAATGGCGTGATTCACGTCATCGACACGGTGCTGCTGCCCTGA
- a CDS encoding DUF429 domain-containing protein yields the protein MIQLIGIDCATDPAKIGVARGQLRQGRVEVLAAQLVGKGGDPADVVSQWVAAHDGPSLLAVDAPLGWPAGLGAALAGHRAGAPLAGEANQLFRRETDRVVHERLGKLPLDVGADRIARTALAALQMLQRVRLQCGLEIPMAWTPEDIAPVAAIEVYPAGTLVGRGVISSGYKLAADRGVRDAMLAALADELVGGTHRAVLLQHADVLDASLCLLAGADFLRGTVLQPDHPDRARQEGWIWVRPPS from the coding sequence ATGATCCAGCTCATCGGCATCGACTGCGCTACCGATCCCGCCAAGATCGGTGTGGCGCGCGGGCAGCTTCGGCAGGGCCGTGTGGAGGTGTTGGCGGCACAGTTGGTGGGTAAGGGTGGTGACCCCGCGGATGTGGTGTCGCAGTGGGTCGCGGCCCATGACGGCCCCAGCCTGCTGGCGGTGGACGCCCCGCTGGGTTGGCCGGCTGGGCTCGGTGCGGCGCTCGCAGGACATCGCGCCGGTGCGCCGCTTGCCGGTGAGGCCAATCAGTTGTTCCGGCGGGAAACCGATCGTGTGGTGCACGAGCGACTCGGCAAGCTGCCGCTCGATGTTGGCGCGGATCGCATTGCGCGCACGGCGCTCGCGGCACTGCAGATGCTGCAGCGTGTGCGGTTGCAGTGTGGGCTGGAGATCCCCATGGCCTGGACGCCAGAGGATATCGCACCGGTTGCCGCCATCGAGGTGTATCCGGCGGGCACGCTGGTGGGTCGCGGTGTGATCAGTTCCGGGTACAAGCTGGCCGCCGACCGGGGTGTTCGTGACGCGATGCTTGCGGCACTGGCTGATGAGCTGGTCGGTGGCACACATCGCGCGGTCCTGCTGCAGCATGCGGACGTGCTCGACGCGTCACTGTGTCTGCTGGCCGGCGCCGACTTTCTGCGAGGAACGGTGCTGCAGCCCGACCATCCCGACCGCGCTCGCCAAGAGGGATGGATCTGGGTGCGTCCTCCGTCCTGA
- a CDS encoding SDR family NAD(P)-dependent oxidoreductase translates to MRLLRSLCLALLGSALFAAAGQPLSAQSAAPRAVLVTGASSGIGRTIAERLAREGFFVYAGARSAEDIAALSAIPNMKGVRLDVTSTADIAAFVQLAQRDGRGLYGVVNNAGVATGGPLIATDDDELRRVLDVNVMGPLRVTRGVAPLLIASKGRVVTISSISGVLSGPMLGVYSMSKHAVEAFGDALGAEMAPLGVTSSLIEPGNYRSDIGRNTMSAAQAAAERARGTPFEAAMQNFVRAMGNYDNYPPPDSVAAAALHAFTAPQPRARYMVVPAANQAAVTIRKAMEELVQLNAGHQFSYDREALVRLLDETLARVK, encoded by the coding sequence ATGCGTTTGCTCCGTTCGCTCTGTCTCGCCCTGCTCGGCTCGGCGTTGTTCGCCGCAGCCGGCCAACCGCTTTCCGCGCAGTCGGCTGCGCCGCGCGCGGTACTCGTCACCGGTGCAAGCAGTGGCATTGGTCGCACCATCGCTGAACGCCTCGCGCGCGAAGGCTTTTTCGTATACGCCGGGGCGCGAAGCGCCGAAGATATCGCGGCGCTCTCGGCCATCCCCAACATGAAGGGCGTGCGGCTGGATGTCACATCAACCGCCGACATTGCGGCCTTTGTGCAATTGGCGCAGCGGGACGGGCGCGGACTCTACGGTGTGGTGAACAACGCCGGCGTTGCCACGGGCGGACCGCTGATTGCCACAGACGATGACGAACTTCGTCGCGTACTCGACGTGAACGTGATGGGGCCGCTGCGTGTCACACGTGGCGTCGCGCCGCTGCTCATTGCGAGCAAGGGGCGCGTCGTCACCATCTCGTCCATCTCCGGCGTGCTGTCGGGACCGATGCTCGGTGTGTACTCCATGAGCAAGCATGCGGTGGAAGCGTTTGGTGACGCACTCGGCGCGGAGATGGCGCCACTGGGGGTGACCTCGAGTCTCATCGAGCCCGGCAACTATCGCTCGGACATCGGTCGCAACACGATGTCGGCGGCGCAGGCGGCCGCCGAGCGCGCGCGGGGCACGCCGTTTGAGGCGGCCATGCAGAACTTCGTGCGCGCCATGGGCAACTACGACAACTATCCACCGCCCGACAGTGTGGCGGCCGCGGCGCTGCACGCGTTCACGGCACCGCAGCCGCGTGCGCGATACATGGTGGTGCCCGCAGCCAATCAGGCGGCGGTCACGATTCGCAAGGCGATGGAGGAGTTGGTGCAGCTCAACGCCGGTCATCAGTTCAGCTATGATCGCGAGGCGCTGGTTCGCCTGTTGGACGAAACACTCGCGCGTGTGAAGTAA
- the proC gene encoding pyrroline-5-carboxylate reductase — translation MSPQHTLSSSIAIIGVGTMGRAIASGLVHAGVVTASQLALADRDISVARDLATQLTGARWAHDAATAGEGADIVLLCVKPNDVAQALAELHLLSAHVLVVSIAAGMTLSTLEQLTGGLRPVVRAMPNTPCLIGQGHTVLSAGRHATAEHLQEVEQIFRALGTCQVLAEKHLDAVTALSASGPAFVYVMIEALAAGGLACGLSREVSTFMAARTALGAAAMVLETGSHPAELRDQVSSPGGCTIAGLLALEDGGFRSVVSRAVEVTTRAAAGLGAR, via the coding sequence ATGTCACCCCAGCACACGCTGTCCTCGTCCATAGCGATCATCGGAGTCGGAACCATGGGTCGCGCCATCGCGTCCGGGCTTGTGCATGCCGGCGTGGTGACCGCCAGCCAACTCGCATTGGCGGATCGCGACATCAGCGTTGCGCGCGATCTGGCCACTCAGCTCACCGGCGCGCGATGGGCGCACGATGCAGCAACGGCTGGCGAGGGCGCCGACATCGTGCTGCTTTGCGTGAAGCCCAACGATGTGGCGCAGGCTCTTGCCGAATTGCATCTACTGTCAGCCCATGTACTGGTGGTGTCCATCGCGGCTGGCATGACGCTGTCCACGCTGGAGCAGCTGACGGGTGGACTGCGGCCGGTGGTCCGCGCCATGCCCAACACGCCCTGTCTCATCGGTCAGGGGCACACGGTGCTCAGTGCAGGCCGCCACGCCACGGCGGAGCATCTGCAGGAGGTGGAACAGATCTTCCGCGCGCTGGGGACCTGTCAGGTGCTTGCCGAGAAGCATCTCGATGCCGTGACCGCGCTGTCGGCCAGCGGTCCGGCCTTCGTGTACGTGATGATTGAGGCGCTGGCTGCCGGTGGATTGGCCTGTGGTCTGTCCCGTGAGGTATCCACGTTCATGGCCGCGCGCACGGCCCTGGGCGCGGCGGCCATGGTGCTGGAGACCGGCAGCCATCCGGCCGAGCTGCGCGATCAGGTGAGTTCGCCCGGGGGCTGCACGATTGCCGGCTTGCTGGCGCTGGAAGACGGCGGCTTCCGCTCGGTGGTCTCGCGCGCGGTGGAGGTCACGACGCGCGCGGCGGCGGGGCTTGGGGCGCGTTGA
- a CDS encoding ankyrin repeat domain-containing protein, with translation MSRQLSPRSSVAALKLEAKRWLHALDAGNDAAAQRLKAVWPDVPEPATLRTVQQALAREYGFSHWAALRDAVEQIALDRQIAAQTRADHLRVLLSHGWSGEIALARRLLSREPELAADSVFTAAAAGAVDVLRRMLAQQPELVRATDSERGWTPLLHVAYGRLDGERAVEAALILLDAGADPKAQFDDGWGNPFTALCGVIGQGEGNKPSHPQAQALAELLLARGADPFDTQVLYNTSIVHDEPHWTARLWEACVQQGRESLWFATEGRVLSGPVRVHTMNYLLGNAVSNRHVRRAAWLLAHGADATTLHSYVGRPVHTVARLAGHTDMVALLEAHGASAEALPLRDAVLAQLMDGQLETARTMLAAQPALLRDPHLLHSVAGRNKAEAVRLLLALGAAVDLRDATGATPLHRAAEGGALEAIEVLLSAGAAVDLREHRFQGTPFSWSLHLGRHAVSTRLAGVTRDVRALAGSGLIARLREVLQGDPSLANHRLERVPEPVPLFCLPDDDDLAAEVVNELLAAGAATNVRNAAGRSPYEEAQFRGLERTAARLRNA, from the coding sequence ATGTCCCGACAGCTATCCCCTCGCAGTAGTGTGGCCGCGCTCAAGCTCGAGGCCAAGCGCTGGCTGCACGCCCTCGATGCCGGCAATGACGCGGCGGCGCAGCGGCTGAAGGCCGTGTGGCCGGATGTTCCGGAGCCCGCCACTCTTCGCACGGTGCAGCAGGCACTGGCGCGCGAGTATGGGTTCTCCCATTGGGCCGCGCTGCGTGATGCGGTGGAGCAGATCGCTCTCGATCGCCAGATCGCGGCACAGACGCGTGCGGACCACCTGCGCGTCCTGTTGTCACACGGATGGAGCGGTGAGATCGCGCTCGCGCGTCGATTGCTGTCGCGTGAGCCGGAGCTTGCGGCTGACAGCGTGTTTACGGCTGCGGCTGCCGGGGCAGTGGATGTGTTGCGCCGCATGCTGGCGCAGCAGCCGGAGCTGGTTCGCGCGACTGACAGCGAGCGTGGCTGGACGCCACTGTTGCACGTGGCCTATGGTCGTCTTGATGGCGAGCGTGCGGTGGAAGCGGCACTGATTCTGCTGGACGCGGGCGCCGACCCAAAGGCGCAGTTCGATGACGGCTGGGGCAACCCGTTCACGGCACTATGCGGTGTGATCGGTCAGGGTGAAGGCAACAAGCCATCGCATCCACAGGCTCAGGCCCTCGCGGAGTTGCTGCTGGCGCGCGGCGCGGACCCGTTTGACACGCAGGTGCTGTACAACACGTCCATTGTGCACGACGAGCCACACTGGACGGCTCGGCTGTGGGAGGCCTGCGTGCAGCAGGGCCGGGAGTCGCTCTGGTTTGCCACGGAAGGCCGTGTGCTCAGTGGGCCGGTGCGGGTGCACACGATGAACTATCTGTTGGGGAACGCGGTCAGCAACCGGCATGTGCGGCGCGCGGCCTGGCTGCTGGCGCACGGTGCGGACGCGACAACGCTGCACAGTTACGTCGGGCGGCCGGTACATACCGTGGCGCGCCTGGCGGGCCATACCGACATGGTGGCGCTCCTCGAGGCCCATGGTGCCAGCGCGGAGGCGCTGCCGCTTCGGGATGCGGTGTTGGCTCAGCTCATGGACGGCCAGCTCGAGACGGCGCGTACCATGTTGGCCGCACAGCCTGCGCTGCTGCGTGATCCACATCTGCTGCACAGCGTCGCTGGTCGCAACAAGGCCGAGGCGGTACGGCTCCTGTTGGCGCTTGGCGCAGCGGTTGACCTGCGCGATGCGACCGGCGCCACGCCGCTGCACCGTGCGGCGGAAGGTGGCGCGCTGGAGGCCATTGAGGTGCTGCTCAGCGCCGGCGCTGCCGTGGACCTGCGTGAGCATCGCTTTCAAGGCACGCCGTTCAGCTGGAGTCTTCACCTCGGTCGCCATGCGGTGAGCACCCGACTTGCCGGGGTGACGCGTGATGTACGCGCGCTCGCGGGCAGCGGACTGATCGCGCGCCTGCGCGAGGTGTTGCAGGGCGATCCCTCACTGGCCAACCATCGTCTGGAACGTGTGCCAGAACCGGTACCGCTGTTTTGTCTGCCCGACGATGATGATCTGGCCGCCGAGGTAGTGAACGAACTGCTGGCGGCCGGGGCCGCGACCAACGTACGCAATGCTGCGGGACGAAGCCCGTACGAGGAGGCGCAGTTTCGCGGACTGGAGCGGACGGCGGCGCGATTGCGCAACGCCTGA
- a CDS encoding TonB-dependent receptor, protein MLCLSVLSAAVLPAQVRPATRPPSPPAARVSLALIDVPVTDALETLAVTAGIGLVWQSSALGAQAQQRISCRLENAEPEAVLRCITKAAGLDFVRLSSGTYVVVAGSETAPRLGSLAGVVLDASSGSPLSMARVELAERPNALLSSDDGGFVFRDLLPGRYALRVRAVGYAPTQMEVELAPGQGRVTRLMLAPQAQLVRPIVVNGLRAGALGMSSANAASGTTALEGTLARAVVAPPSLFLPGAPLPLGVSRRDGTGDLHMQGGDLGEHPWRLDGIPLYDVTSLSGLLGMVAPLAVEQLTLRRSGYRADVGSYAAGVLDLQHLVDATPRTLHAEVHADPLAASARLSAPLSLGSANGNVMLAGRTGLWNWTAPPALTRAMRHWSTPEPVLLSRLAGVGALPGMENLESTAFSAAIGQEDVTLHDLHAALRLQSGVAHTIDASAFRLERGVRFDGTVASDGETALHTDDRYAWRTTGAQLTHRWLLGTRVRQQLQLRTAQHALDHDGSMRMTSAPSVGLGAHEDNRIAETTLAAQWRMPFGTRTDVSLGLEGTRTSARLNLANRVLRPLAVDATVWRGTVLADATVQLADRRYLDVGLRVTQLQSGRTYGEPRVALRGEHGADRVFTWRMAAGGYHQFVNQYDVASTMPTAFVPGMRFWLPGDGRTPVAQAWHGSSELAWRVAPGWEMRAESFARWHPVLPMFDYGVMFDPTRVNTAVADSLAFAVGTSGRAMGVGLRLQRDVTQGAWRTRSELAYDFGWATRTFPSRFANTAQPVPWLEPHRALWSTDVQRGGVTLATRLRGVWGRRWALRQAYYDLLGASPSSADLPIVSPGQMRRPALLDMDVGATWEREVAGTRVELGASVLNVIGRRNVLDYGLQRVASADGTPADGNAADGTPARYLMQPRFLPGRQLSITLRVMPRTVFRGSAVID, encoded by the coding sequence GTGCTTTGTCTTTCGGTGCTGAGTGCCGCCGTATTGCCGGCTCAAGTACGCCCCGCCACCCGGCCGCCCTCGCCACCTGCCGCGCGGGTGTCGCTGGCGCTCATCGACGTGCCCGTCACCGATGCACTCGAAACACTGGCCGTGACGGCCGGCATCGGTCTCGTGTGGCAGTCGTCGGCACTGGGCGCGCAGGCCCAGCAGCGCATCTCGTGTCGATTGGAGAATGCGGAGCCCGAGGCGGTACTCCGCTGCATCACGAAGGCAGCGGGACTCGATTTTGTGCGCCTGTCGTCGGGCACCTACGTTGTCGTCGCGGGCAGTGAAACGGCACCGCGCCTTGGCAGCCTGGCCGGTGTGGTGCTTGACGCCAGCTCGGGTTCGCCGCTGTCCATGGCGCGTGTGGAGCTGGCTGAGCGGCCGAATGCGTTGCTCTCATCGGATGATGGCGGTTTTGTGTTTCGCGACCTGCTTCCGGGGCGCTATGCGCTGCGTGTTCGCGCAGTCGGCTATGCACCCACGCAGATGGAGGTGGAGCTCGCGCCGGGACAGGGCCGCGTAACACGCCTCATGCTTGCACCGCAGGCGCAACTGGTGCGCCCCATTGTGGTCAACGGACTGCGGGCCGGCGCCCTGGGCATGAGCAGTGCCAACGCGGCCTCCGGTACAACGGCGCTTGAGGGCACGCTGGCGCGTGCCGTGGTTGCGCCGCCCTCGCTGTTCCTGCCCGGCGCTCCGTTGCCACTCGGTGTGTCGCGGCGTGATGGCACCGGCGACCTGCATATGCAGGGTGGGGACCTGGGCGAGCATCCCTGGCGGCTCGATGGTATCCCGCTGTACGACGTCACGTCACTGTCCGGTCTTCTGGGCATGGTGGCGCCGCTGGCGGTGGAACAACTCACGCTGCGACGCAGTGGCTATCGGGCCGATGTGGGCAGCTATGCGGCCGGTGTGCTCGACCTGCAACACCTCGTGGACGCCACGCCCCGTACGCTGCACGCCGAGGTGCACGCCGACCCATTGGCTGCTTCGGCGCGGCTCAGTGCACCATTGTCGCTGGGTTCAGCCAATGGCAATGTGATGCTGGCGGGACGCACGGGCCTCTGGAATTGGACGGCGCCGCCCGCACTGACGCGTGCGATGCGTCACTGGAGCACGCCGGAGCCGGTGTTGCTGTCCCGCCTGGCCGGCGTGGGGGCGCTGCCGGGTATGGAGAATCTCGAGTCCACGGCCTTTTCCGCCGCCATTGGTCAGGAAGACGTCACGCTGCATGACCTGCATGCGGCGCTGCGTCTTCAGTCTGGGGTAGCGCACACCATCGACGCCTCGGCCTTTCGTCTGGAGCGAGGCGTGCGCTTCGATGGCACGGTGGCGTCGGACGGAGAAACCGCGTTGCACACGGATGATCGCTATGCGTGGCGCACCACCGGTGCGCAGCTCACGCATCGCTGGCTATTGGGCACGCGTGTTCGCCAGCAGCTGCAGCTGCGAACGGCACAGCATGCGCTGGATCACGATGGCAGCATGCGCATGACGTCGGCGCCGTCGGTCGGACTCGGGGCGCACGAGGACAATCGCATTGCCGAGACCACGCTGGCTGCGCAGTGGCGCATGCCGTTCGGCACGAGGACGGATGTCTCGCTTGGTCTCGAGGGCACACGCACGAGTGCGAGACTGAACCTGGCGAATCGCGTGTTGCGTCCGCTGGCGGTGGACGCCACGGTGTGGCGTGGTACGGTGCTGGCTGACGCGACCGTGCAGCTCGCCGATCGTCGCTATCTCGATGTGGGACTGCGAGTGACGCAGTTGCAGTCGGGCCGCACGTATGGTGAGCCGAGAGTGGCGCTGCGCGGGGAGCATGGCGCGGATCGGGTGTTTACGTGGCGTATGGCAGCCGGCGGCTACCATCAATTCGTGAATCAGTATGATGTGGCCAGTACCATGCCCACGGCGTTCGTGCCGGGCATGCGATTCTGGTTGCCCGGGGATGGGCGGACACCGGTGGCGCAGGCCTGGCACGGCAGCAGCGAATTGGCGTGGCGTGTGGCCCCGGGTTGGGAGATGCGCGCGGAGAGCTTCGCGCGCTGGCACCCGGTGCTGCCCATGTTCGACTACGGCGTGATGTTCGACCCGACGCGCGTGAACACGGCCGTGGCCGATTCGCTGGCCTTTGCGGTGGGCACGAGTGGTCGGGCCATGGGCGTCGGCTTGCGCTTGCAGCGTGATGTCACGCAGGGCGCGTGGCGCACGCGCAGTGAGCTGGCGTACGACTTTGGCTGGGCCACTCGCACTTTCCCTTCGCGTTTCGCGAATACGGCGCAGCCCGTGCCGTGGCTCGAGCCGCATCGCGCGCTGTGGTCCACCGATGTGCAGCGCGGTGGCGTGACCCTCGCCACACGCCTGCGTGGCGTGTGGGGACGTCGTTGGGCACTGCGACAGGCGTACTACGATCTCCTGGGGGCGTCGCCATCGAGCGCGGACCTGCCCATTGTTTCGCCCGGTCAGATGCGCCGTCCGGCACTGCTCGACATGGACGTGGGTGCCACCTGGGAGCGTGAAGTGGCGGGCACCCGTGTGGAGCTTGGCGCGAGCGTGCTCAATGTCATCGGTCGGCGCAATGTGCTGGACTATGGGCTGCAGCGCGTCGCATCTGCTGATGGCACCCCGGCTGATGGCAACGCGGCTGATGGCACGCCCGCGCGTTATCTCATGCAGCCGCGGTTTCTTCCGGGCCGGCAACTCTCCATCACGCTGCGTGTGATGCCACGCACAGTGTTTCGCGGAAGTGCCGTGATCGACTAG
- a CDS encoding DUF4242 domain-containing protein, translated as MPQFLIERNIPGAGNLGPDDLKAISQKSCGVLQGLGPEIQWVHSYVTQDQIHCIYRAPNAEMVREHARLGGFPADRVSEIRTIIDPTTAE; from the coding sequence ATGCCGCAGTTCCTCATCGAACGCAACATTCCCGGAGCCGGCAATCTCGGCCCGGACGACCTCAAGGCCATTTCGCAGAAGTCCTGCGGCGTTCTGCAGGGCCTCGGACCGGAGATTCAGTGGGTTCACAGCTACGTCACGCAGGATCAGATCCATTGCATCTACCGGGCGCCCAACGCCGAGATGGTGCGCGAGCATGCGCGGCTTGGCGGATTCCCGGCCGATCGGGTCTCCGAGATTCGCACAATCATCGACCCGACCACGGCCGAGTAG
- a CDS encoding FecR family protein, giving the protein MTRRPFDADGMRVPRELDATLRDRVDGAAMRAVYDAVGRAALAADEVSAAEREAAWTRLSRRLNDPDRVPFRDDVPPMLELVSDEPDASDLAPPEVAPVVEVVPSVLSATPRETFVTTRSRRFRFGLRGLAAAAVLLLGVGIGWGGGQRSYHNEAGRRTVMLPLADGSRVWLTPGSTLSHPRRWALLRATGLTWLAPDARRVTLSGDAFFAVARDGRPFTVATGDAEVRVLGTRFMVRAAHATHGTRVQVEEGRVAVSHAASRLELSAGDAARVRGAAIEPYRVPATRVAVAMQGGMTAIDEPLGEVFDALSRRYGVQIERSARVNLVNTVSFYFPDEPDVETVLGDLCAAQGLTFTRSSRGYRIDRP; this is encoded by the coding sequence ATGACGCGCCGTCCATTTGACGCTGATGGCATGCGCGTACCGCGCGAACTCGACGCAACCCTGCGTGATCGTGTGGACGGTGCCGCGATGCGGGCCGTGTACGATGCGGTCGGTCGGGCGGCTCTGGCGGCGGATGAGGTGTCGGCCGCCGAGCGTGAGGCGGCGTGGACGCGTTTGTCGCGGCGTCTCAATGATCCGGACCGCGTGCCGTTTCGTGATGACGTGCCGCCGATGCTCGAACTGGTGTCGGACGAACCGGACGCCAGCGACCTGGCTCCACCGGAGGTCGCACCGGTCGTGGAGGTTGTGCCTTCCGTGCTGTCTGCCACACCGCGCGAAACCTTCGTCACCACTCGGTCGCGGCGATTCCGGTTCGGCCTGCGCGGTCTCGCGGCGGCTGCCGTGCTGCTACTGGGTGTGGGCATTGGCTGGGGCGGCGGCCAGCGCAGCTATCACAACGAAGCCGGCCGTCGTACCGTCATGCTGCCGTTGGCTGATGGTAGCCGCGTGTGGCTGACGCCCGGCAGCACCTTGTCGCATCCGCGGCGTTGGGCGCTGCTGCGCGCCACGGGACTGACCTGGCTCGCGCCGGATGCGCGTCGCGTGACGCTCAGCGGCGACGCCTTCTTTGCGGTGGCGCGGGACGGCCGGCCGTTCACGGTGGCAACCGGTGATGCCGAGGTGCGTGTATTGGGCACGCGATTCATGGTGCGTGCGGCCCACGCCACACATGGCACACGCGTCCAGGTAGAGGAAGGGCGCGTGGCCGTTTCCCACGCGGCATCTCGCCTCGAGCTCTCGGCAGGCGACGCTGCGCGCGTGAGGGGGGCAGCGATCGAACCGTACCGCGTGCCGGCAACTCGTGTGGCGGTAGCCATGCAGGGGGGGATGACCGCCATCGACGAGCCGCTGGGCGAGGTGTTTGATGCGCTGTCGCGTCGCTATGGCGTGCAGATCGAGCGGAGCGCTCGCGTCAACCTCGTGAACACGGTGTCGTTCTACTTCCCCGATGAACCTGATGTGGAGACGGTGCTCGGTGACCTGTGTGCGGCGCAGGGATTGACCTTTACGCGCAGCAGTCGCGGCTATCGCATCGACAGGCCGTGA